One Chitinophaga varians DNA window includes the following coding sequences:
- a CDS encoding FecR family protein produces MHDIKKLLKKYVAGSCTPEEQLLVEQWYQQESDNSKADTTGLPFEQLESTIWQQIQQQTATPAKRVTIPRYTLLKIAASLLLIIGAGTLIWLLRPAKENMQEIFASTTKPLQLTFDDGTRVWLNAGGGLRYPARFTGDARKIELLSGEMCLDVKQDPARPFIVKSGDVNTRVLGTVFNVRMYPQLAFLQVTVQQGKVAVQSNASKGKEVVVLPDEQLTVNTGSPAFSKTRVDGAAINSWTTGKLLFNNERLDVIALLLETKYNRKISFADTGLGAYRITAGIEPADSLSTVLDMLCLANKLSYVTEGQQIIFRKQTH; encoded by the coding sequence ATGCATGACATCAAAAAGCTACTGAAAAAATATGTAGCGGGAAGTTGCACCCCGGAAGAACAGCTGTTGGTTGAACAATGGTATCAGCAGGAAAGCGACAACAGCAAAGCAGATACCACCGGGCTCCCTTTTGAACAACTGGAAAGCACTATATGGCAACAGATACAGCAACAAACAGCCACGCCGGCCAAACGGGTGACTATACCACGCTATACCCTGCTGAAAATAGCCGCTTCGCTGCTACTGATAATCGGCGCCGGCACGCTGATATGGCTGCTCCGGCCTGCAAAGGAAAACATGCAGGAGATATTTGCGTCCACAACAAAACCCTTGCAACTAACATTCGATGATGGCACACGGGTATGGCTAAACGCAGGCGGCGGATTACGCTACCCGGCCCGTTTCACCGGCGATGCCAGGAAGATAGAACTGCTGTCCGGAGAAATGTGCCTCGATGTGAAACAGGACCCGGCACGCCCATTCATCGTAAAATCAGGCGATGTCAATACCCGCGTACTGGGCACGGTATTCAATGTGCGGATGTACCCGCAGCTGGCTTTTCTCCAGGTAACGGTCCAACAAGGGAAAGTGGCGGTACAAAGTAATGCCTCGAAAGGAAAGGAAGTAGTGGTACTGCCGGATGAACAGCTCACGGTAAACACCGGTTCCCCTGCATTCAGCAAAACCCGCGTGGACGGAGCCGCCATCAACAGCTGGACAACCGGCAAACTGCTCTTTAACAACGAAAGACTGGATGTAATAGCCTTGCTGCTGGAAACCAAATACAACAGGAAAATTTCCTTTGCCGACACCGGCCTCGGAGCCTACCGCATCACCGCCGGCATAGAACCAGCCGATTCCCTGTCGACGGTACTGGACATGCTTTGCCTGGCCAACAAACTTAGCTACGTTACAGAAGGCCAACAGATTATTTTTCGAAAACAAACACACTAA
- a CDS encoding RNA polymerase sigma factor, which produces MQQSTYTSPLDKLNDEALLEQFRQGNTLAFEELYKRFWGVLYLQAYHILIHEEDAQDIVQEVFTALWTKAANINLSGSLAAYLYATTRNRVLNMLASKRTYRHHLSSLKQSLSDIDNNSLQYITEKEITARMEREIRALPAKMREVFELSRKTALTHREIAHQLQLSQETVKKQISNAIRTLRHKMAHFSFFC; this is translated from the coding sequence ATGCAGCAATCCACTTATACCAGCCCGCTCGATAAGTTGAATGATGAAGCGCTGTTGGAACAATTCCGGCAGGGCAATACCCTTGCGTTTGAAGAACTGTATAAAAGATTCTGGGGCGTGCTTTACCTCCAGGCCTACCATATACTAATACACGAAGAAGATGCGCAGGACATCGTGCAGGAAGTATTCACCGCCTTATGGACCAAAGCCGCCAACATCAACCTTTCCGGCTCACTGGCCGCTTACCTGTACGCAACTACGCGCAACAGGGTACTGAATATGCTGGCCTCCAAACGCACCTACCGGCACCACCTGTCATCGCTGAAACAATCCCTCTCCGATATCGATAACAATTCCCTGCAATACATCACAGAGAAAGAAATAACAGCCCGCATGGAACGGGAAATACGCGCCCTGCCCGCTAAAATGCGGGAAGTATTTGAGCTAAGCCGGAAAACAGCGCTCACCCATAGGGAAATAGCCCATCAGCTGCAACTGTCGCAGGAAACGGTCAAGAAACAAATCAGCAATGCTATCCGCACCCTCCGTCATAAAATGGCCCATTTCTCCTTTTTTTGCTGA